Within the Scleropages formosus chromosome 8, fSclFor1.1, whole genome shotgun sequence genome, the region acacatataatacatatttatatatatgtgtgtctatatttacacatttattcgtTATTATACATCTAGCTATCAACCTATGCGGGTACAGGTCACACCGCTACCCGCAGTCCCGCAGGGaatatttctcatatttaaaTAGGGTTTGTAACGATGCCCAGCTGGGCCAATGAGTGCAGGCCGTCGTGTGTACAGCGCCGTCACCCTCGTGACGCAAAATGTGTGCGACGGCGGCGCGGTAGCAGTATGGTGGATACACGTGTCTGGATTGTTGACGGCTTTTAATGATCATTCTGAAGTAGCACAAATCAGGCCTTGGTTGATCGACTTCACATCTCGATCGATTGCAGAGGAGTCATTTTATATCTGCCATGGCGAGCAGCGCCCTTCAGTTCAAAACCAAGTAAGTGTTACATAAATTAACCGTCGTTGACCAACTCTGCTGGCAAAATGATGTCTGCGTTCGAACTAAAATGGTATTTGTGTTCAATAGCTATGCTGTTTCCAGCAAGATCGAGCCGTTCTACAAAGGAGGAAAAGTGCAGGTAACGTGCGTGCACTGAACTTTAATATTGCCAGATGTTTATTTGTTACTAAGTAAAATTGTTAAGATGCCTTCGTCGATGCAGTAGAATCCTCCTTTAAAgtttatgatgatgataataaattCTGTGTTTCTTCTTCAGATTAGTAAAGATGAGAGGTACATGTTCTGCACTTGTGGCACCCGAGTGAACGTCCTGGAGGTGGGAACAGGGAAGATATTTAGCAGCATTGAGCAGGTATGAGTGACTGTAAACTTAGAATGCCACCAGTGATTAATTTTTTCGTGCAGTAACCCAGATTGTTTCATTCATACGCCCTACTTGTGTGCTTGCAGGAAGATCAAGAAGACATTACGTGTTTTTCCCTCAGTCCTGATGATGAGGTACAATATCAGTGCCATACAGTTATATAATTGTGGTAATAACATAAATTTTTGTTCGGTCTTCAGATCTTGTGCTCAGCAAAATAGACAGGTTTAGACACTTGTCATTGGATAAgtatggcagcaggtggcatagtggttaagagCAAGGGTATGACACTTGAATGTTGTCAGTCgtgtaataaaatattcagctcGATAAATGAATCATAACAATATTGCCCATGTGGTACTCAGCAGTACAGGTGTCTTTAAGAACTAGTGCTTGATGTGCTTTAGAGGTAAATGCCACAGATTTTAAGAGCTTGATTGAGTCCAGCGCCTCCTTTTGCACTCTAGACTCTGGTGACAGCAAGCCGGGCATTGTTATTGAAGCAGTGGGACTGGAAGCAGAGCACTTGCCTGCGCAGCTGGAGGGCCATTCACAACACACCAGTGGCCAGCATGAGCTTTGACCCCACTTCCACACTTTTGGCAACAGGTACACCTGCCTGCAGAAGGAAAATACTGCAGCGCACAGCACTGAATATAACAACCATCATGAACAGATGTGTGTTGTATGTAGATACATGTTGTTTAtataggggcagcaggtaatgcagTGATTGTAAGCATAACCTCAGAGTCAGAAAGCCTGGGTACATCttctactgcagtacccttgatccagaTACTTATCCTgattgatacagtgaaatttaCCCCACTGAATAAATTGAAaagtcactgtaaatagctcagtgaacaaacctgacattgtaatttgctgtggaaaagcatcagataaaagattgaattttgtatattttttttatatatttaaatatgtaaaatatatattttatatattttgtttaatcattttaaaatgaacctATAGAAAAAATTTTgtctgtgtgctggtgtgtaTTTTCAGGAGGCTGTGACAGCACCATAAAGATCTGGGATGTTCTGAAGCAGTACTGCACTCACAACCTTAAGGGCTCCTCAGGGGTTGTTCAGTGAGTATTCCACACCACTCCAACACCACTTCTCACAAAACTGTGGTAACATGAAGTAAAAGACAGCTGACATGCTTGCTCATTTACCCCCAGCCTTGTGGAGTTCCACCCAGATGCCGAGCGGCTGCAGCTCTTCTCCAGCTCGGCTGACTACGGCATCCGCGTGTGGGACCTGCGCAGAAGTCAGTGCACCTGTGTACTGCAGAGCCACTTCAGTGCTGTTACCTCCTTGGCGTTCTCCTGCAACGGTGACACCCTGGTAAGGTCAGTATACTAGCTCGTCTCGGCCACTCTGCTGCCAGAACCGAGGGTAGGAACCCAATGTTTGCAATCAGCATGGTGTGGGGTTCACATGCCGCAAATAAGATTCAGACCCCGCTGATCCTCTTTTTATGGTGTGAACCTACAGCTCTGGCCGGGACAAGATCTGCACGGTGTGGGACCTGAAAAGCAGCAAAGCAGTTCGGACAGTGCCCGTATACGAGGTGATGTTCTGCCCCACTACCACACCCATAGTGGACTCCATCCTTGTGCTAACCAACGGGTGTTTCATAGGCTGTCGAGGCTGTGGTGCTGGTCCCAGAAGGGGAAGATTTCCCGCAGATCGGGGTTAAATCCAAAGGGCTGCATTTCATCACGGCGGGCAGCAAAGGTGAGAAAGGGAGCCTTGCCCACACTTTCTGTCTAATCGTGTAAGCATTAGGATGGTCCAAATGTGTCATGTTCCTGAGTAAGCCATGGTTCTGCTGTGTTCCAGGTGTGCTGAGAGTGTGGGAGGCCAGCACCTCTCGCTGCATCTTCACACAAGCGCTGTCAGACACCCCAACACCAGAAAATGACGGCAGGGCTGAGGAAGAGGTAGAGCAGTTGAGCTTGACTCACGCCCTGCTCCTGGCTACCTCTGCCCGCCTGGCCGTCGTTACAGCCGAGCACAACATCCTGCTGTATGAGCTGTCCTCGCTgtctgtgcagcagcaggtgagtcCAGGTCGGGCATAACATCACAATTCTGGGATTACCCCCCTTGCAGTCTCCcctgttcttttttccttaatGTCTCCGTGTCCTGCACCCCAGTTCGTTGGGTACAACGACGAGGTCTTGGACGTGAAGTTCCTGGGCAGGAAGGACAGCCACATCGTGGTGGCGACCAACAGCCCACAGCTGAAGGTGTTTGAGCTCTCCACCTGCAACTGCCAGATCCTCTATGGGCATACAGGTGAGCAGCGACAACTAGGGGGCAGCAGTAACAGTAATAGATGTGCAGTTGAACCTCAACTAGGGGCAGTAGAGGACAGCCAGTTAACAGCCTTGTACTGACTGCTGTCAACTAGAAACTCTATCTCAGATGgtaaaaaatatcattttaaattctgaaattttACTACAGTGTTCATGGTACCATTGGATGCAGTTATCACTTGAGGAAACGATGAAAATTTGACTTAATATAATTGAACAAATGCACTGCATTTTAAGATTATGCCAGCAGGTCTTTTACAGTTAGTATGAATAATTAAtgcatgttgttgtttttttttttttttttctcctgtcttAGACACCGTGTTGGCTGTGGATGTGTTCCGGAAGGGTCGCATGTTTGTAAGCTGTGCAAAGGTACAGCACAGTTTCAGCCATTCTCGATATTGTTGCTTATGTTCCACAGTAAAGATAGTTCTACTGTTTCTTGTGTTCATCATTAAAGTGTAATTGTGGCTAAATAACAGCTTCCAAAGTGACGCTGTGCAAGCAGGAGGATAAGTTATTCTTTGCTTCCCGTGGTTGAGCAGCCCATATGCAATATTTCCCAGATCCTCAACTGGCTAGAGTCAAGGGCTAAGCAGTTAACCGTTTAGACCAggattaagtaaataaatttatttatgcttcaatgaacagaaaaatggaTGTTTGAAATAGTTGTAAATTTTGTTGTGATGAATGTAAAGTCAGACAGATGTTAGCAGCATCTGTCTGATGAGATTCCACAGGAGATTGtttattatgatgattattgttattatttcttcagCTACTGATAGCTACCTTATTTCTGTTAATTTATGTGATTATTTTCTCCGAGGTACCTTACAATGTGAGGATTGTGCACTGAGCTACTTAGacttttgttcatttgtacagcagggtaatttttactgtagtaattcagtgAGATTTGATCCCTTTGCCTGAAGaatggcagctctaaccacactgTGTCCACTGCCGTttgatgcacatttttttttcccaccccaggacaggacggtGCGAGTGTGGCGCATGCACCTCGAGTCAGGATTGGTGGCCTGTGTGGCCCAGGGCTCAGGCCATGTCAGTGCCATCGGCAGCATCGCCTGCTCCAGGTGAGGAGAACCCAAACCCTTCCGGGAACAGGAGACCATGCACTCACTCCTGACATGAACAGCTTGGAGTGTTGCATGCAAGTGCGGCAGTTGATGCACAGTTTCCACCTCAAGACTGCGGTAAAATGGGGTGGAAATGATGTCACATGGAGCTGATATAGCATCTATAGAGTGGACTGGCAGTCACTAGACATGGTCAGAGGTTTTGGACACAAATGCAGTTTCCTTTGTGTTTATGATGTGTTTATGGTGCCTTCCAGGTTGAAGGAGAACTTCCTGGTTTCTGGCAGCCAAGACTGCACCATCAAGGTGTGGGAGCTCCCGGAGAGCTTTGGCGCAGGGGGTCAGACCGGTATAGCGGAGCAGATCGTTGCACGGGTCACGGAAAAGGGACATGACAAGGTACCGCCCCAACCTGCACATAGCGTGGGCTCCCACTCACTCCCCCAATAGGATCAAAGCCCAGTTTGTCTACACAGGGAACCAAATGCAAGACTTTGGGATGCAAGTTGGTCAGCTCTGCTCACATGGCTCATTTCCTGTGGAAAAATCTCAGATGTGAGCTTGTTTGCTGCTTATTGTAATTTTCCCATGAAAAGCAGGCTTTAAGCTCAAAGGCTTTAAgctttgtaggccataaccagattCTTACGTGTTTTGTGGGGAAATGTGTTATGGTCCtcacctgaagttccctctatAAATACGTGAGggcaaaatgtttaattaaccttcttctgcttgaaaaattaacatccGGTTTGCGCGATAATTGAAGTTCGTTCTGATTTGTCTGagcacccttctggaacttgtTAGATTGTCTCGCCTAAACCCTACGACATATTGTAAcctttttcccccagtttttctttattttagtaTGTTCCAATTCTCTCCATAccgtttctgtctctgtgttgctaCGACCTAGTTCTGTACTGGTACTGATCCATTACGAGACTCTCTTTGCCCCCCACCAGGACGTGAACAGCCTGGCAATCTCCCCCAACGATAAGTTGGTGGCATCAGGTTCCCAGGACCGTACGGCCAAACTGTGGTCGCTGACAAACCTCTCCCTGCTGGGTGTGTTTCGTGGGCACCGCCGCGGCATTTGGTGTGTCCAGTTCTCACCATTGGACCAGGTTTTGGCCAGCTCCTCCGCTGACGGCACTGTAAAGCTCTGGAGCCTCCAGGACTTCAGCTGCCTTAAGGTAGAGGCCTCCGCTGCCGCCCCATGGTTCACGCACCAGCTTCTGGAGTTTGTGCAGTTGCTCACCAGTACCTGCACTCAGGTTACCCTGTGAATGCCTGTGCTCCCTTGCAGACATTTGAAGGTCACGACGCCTCGGTGCTAAAGGTCATCTTCTTGAGCCGCGGGATGCAGCTGCTCACCAGGTAAAGGTTTATTCTCACCTGTCTTCTATTGTCCTAACTTCATTATTTTGTCTCTGTCTAGATATTCATATGTATAAGATATTCAAGCTACAATGCTTCTATTCTCGTTTTTTCCTTTTCGAGGCAGTTTTACGCATTAGTTCTTGCCTTGGTTTTTTGTTGTTATGTAAAAATCATCTCCCCAAATTACCCTTCCATCTGATTTTGCCAAATAATTGAAATGcaacaaattatatttataaacatacatatgtttataaatataatttgttgCACTTAACTTATTATATTAGATTAGATATTATCTAATATGTATGGgtttttttcatcttaaaaaatgcagattaaTTATTTGAATCTTCACATGAAACAGTAAATACTTTAAAGTACTGTTtaaacaaaatactttaaagGTTATAATTCTGTTTGTCCCCAGTGGCTCCGATGGGCTCCTCAAATTGTGGACCATCAAGACAAATGAGTGTGTCAAGACCCTCGATGCCCATCAGGACAAAGTCTGGGGTCTTCACACAAGCTCAAAGGACAACATGGTGGTGACAGGTTCTGTAGACTCCAGTATTATCTTGTGGGAGGTGGGTGTTCACtcttttatatgtttatttttttcagaaactttcttcttcttataataataataataataataataataataataataataataattattattactgttttgatGCTCtcctctgaagtgacttactgtGTTTGGCTTATAAACTAAGCTACTTACGGTGAGTTACCTAAACATGGGGCTTgatcattttcactttgtcaattaagggtaagtactttgtttatGGATACTGCACCAGGAGTGGGGATTTAAGCCCAGGTTCTTTTTGAGTCtaaggtggcagttctaaccactatgccacctactgttcTGAaagaactgtgatttttttttttttttttttttttgaggtcaCTTAAAGTTAAGATCAGATTGACAGTCAGAGATTGTGTTTAGATGCAGGTTTCTCTTTTTTGGGTTTTCCCATTGAGTGATCTGGATCAGTGTACTTTGGGGTTTGATGGTGGTGTAGACTGAACTATGTTGACCAAGGTCCCACATATCACAATGGGAGCGGCTACACTTCCTCCAGGGCTTTTTGTAGTGGAAGCATGGTGAAACAACAAAGGCAGGTCGCAAACTGCAAGCGCTCCTAACTTTATCCCTGATTATCAGCACGCTGGAGGTTCATGTGTGACACAAGATCGTGATTCATGAACCGTGATTGAATCTGGCGGAAACATACAGTAcgcaacatttttttcataaactgaACCAGTTTTTCCATGCACAATTTTCCTTGTCCAGGACGTCACAGaaaaggagctgctggaggaacaGGTCAAACGGGAAGACCAGATATTGAAGTGAGTGGAGGTGTTTTCTCAAGGCCAATGGTAACCATGTGTCTGAATCCACAGTACATTGCCATGCAATCCCTCCCAAGGAAATACTTCTTTGGTGGTCTCTCATGCCCCCTGTCTTTTTCTCCAGACTGCAGGAGCTCTCAAACTTACTCCTGGAGGGAAGATACCTGAAAGCCTTGGGCCTAGCTATCTCCCTGGACCAGCCCCACACCGTGCTGCGCGTCATCAAAGGTGTAGCATCCTGCACCACACAGTCACCACTTGTGTTCTGCACGCGACACATTCCTGTTTGTCAGGCTGCGGATGTCCCAAGATGAAGGGCTCTAATCTGTTCCTTCTCCACACCCACAGAAACCCTTTTATCATGTGTCTCTAATTGGTGAAGGTGTATCCAGAAAGAAACCAGTTGTTAATGAGATATTAATGGTCGGTCATGTTTAGCTGGAAAAGCATATTCTTGCTGGAATTGTGCAACCTGCCAGTGTTTGAAGTTAGCCTGGGAGTTTATTGTTATAGTTCTGTTTTGTGGGTATGTGatgattcttttatttttctcattatgaACCAAGGAGAAGTTAAACTGTAAAAAACGTGAAAACATTTTGACCTGTTGTGATGACCGCAATAATCTGGGCCTACAGAGATCCGACAGGGCGAGAGCGGACACCGTAAGGTGGAGGAGACCATCACCAGGCTGCGGCAGGACCAGAAAGGTGAGGTCTAGGGGTCCCCAGTACTGTATGAGTGCAGTATTCATAAAATGACTGTTGATACATCATATAAAgagtattattactattacactgatttcccattttatacagctgagtactgtttactgtattgattcaaagtaccatgatcaagggcactacaacaggagtggTTTTCACCTAGGTCCTTCCACTGCAAGgtgtgatggctctaaccattatgccccCTGTACAGTCTACAGTAGATGGTGTGGATGGGTGGACTAAGCTGCAGTTGAGCTTATCAGCATCACAAGTTCTTGTTCTGATCCCATAGCTTTCTACAACATGTACACTGTGACGGGAGCAGCAATAAAGACGAATAGTTGGTTTCTAGGGCACTCTCTCCCTGAAGTTATGTTTCTGTGGTTCTGCCTACGTGATATTCTGGCAATCTGCACAATGAGTTATCTCATTGCACCAGATAAAAGCGCTCAAAAGGGAGTGATATGGCAGACTCACGAAAAACTGCTAAACATTAACTGTTACGTTGAAATAGTTCCCTGGGTtatacactggttcctcaacaTGCCAACACAGTTGGGGCTGGGAGTTTGTTCATAGctgtttgttcataaatccaaagttaCTTTTATCTCTAATCAGTAACGCACAGTTGCAGTCAATGAAAGCTTAGTTATCTGGAAAATGGAAATCTGTAACTTGAATGTTTGCAGCGCAACTGTGTAGTTTTTTTCGCTCCAAAGCGGCAGTAATTTAACTGCTGTAAAAGGAGACATTTActtgacacgtttctccaaacaACTTACAtagttaagatacctacaatttaaccatttatacagctgggtaattttactggagtaattcagggtcagtaccttgctcaagtgtactacagctagaggtaggatttgaacataaaacctttgggtccaaaggtagcagctctaaccactacactaccagctgtccctagatGAGATGCTAAATGTACCTGGTTGGCAGCTGAGCCTTGTGAGAAATCGTGTTTTCCCTGTGATCCCAGTTCCTGGTACTTGTTGAGAGCATGTGATCAAGTTTCTGTAATTGTCTTCTCTGGAAGTCGCTTACGTACCCAAAAAAGGAAAGTTGACAGGTGTGTTCGGTACCAAGAGCTGTGAAAGAAATTGTAACCCCGCCGCCCTCTCCTACTTTTTCCCTGTGCCAGAGTCGGTGCTGAGGTATTGTGCGGTGTGGAACACCAACGCCCGTAGCTGTCTGGATGCGCAGGTTGTCATCCAGGTGCTGCTGCAGCATGAAAGCCCCGAGTTGCTGCTACAGTACCAGGGGGTCCGTGGCATATTGGAGGGGCTCCTCCCCTACACAGGTGAGAGGTCAGGAGGGTCACAGCGGTCACCGAGGTCATGGGGTCAAGCACATGCCAACCCATATTGACAGAGTTGTTGATAACACTCCTTGGACACAATAAAGGGAAACAGAAAGGGCCCTGAGTcatattattttccatttacttgTGACAAATGCTTATCCCTGGCAACACTTAATGTAGATGTGGTAAATTAGATGACCATGCATACTAAACAACAGGCATTAATCTGTAGGCAGGAGCAATTAAATttagaatttacatttgttcatttagcagatgcttttctccaaagtgacgtacatctcagaaaacaatagtTTTGATTCcaaagtacaggcagtccctgagttacgaACGTCTGGCTTACAGTACGTACAACCCAtacttacaaaccacccccttactgaccggaagttgatTCTTTTGTCActcttaagtaacaatcaaatgaaaacttaatAATTAAgcctgttatattaaaaattagagTTAgtgtatatacaatggttcataataataaacaggcGCCACTTTGCAATGCGCATTAAAATATTGtatgtctacagcggtttgtcggctcgtgggcggggcacatgagcccgaggtaggaaaaagccttccttctttttctgttAAGTCTCTCgtattactgtatttggttttcattttttttccctcctatCCATGGccccaaagtgtaaatgtgattcaagtgatggtgatgcatccaagataAAGGAaatgatcacaactgaaactaaaaagTAAATACTAAAGCAAAAGATGAACGTTAAAGCACGCACTCTCTCTCATTCTCAAACCTCCACCgctctgctcttccaagtcTTGTCCCtaatcgttccccagtcccgttccacatTTCTTTGATAATGACTGCccaccttgtccctcgaccatgATTTCAGATCCTTGTCTCGGTTCAGTTTgctgatcgaccgaccatttgcCCCTCCCCGACCACAAGAACATGTCTGGTCCTTTGATCTGattaaacgatcctgcacttgggtccagcctcctccatgtcctctgttcatcatcacagcagtaacacacacacaccgtctgaaccgcttgtcccatacgggggtcacgtggagccagagcctaacccggcaacacagggcgcaaggcaccccaagcggcactcgaaccctagacccactggagagcaggactctgtccaacccgctacaccaccgcgcccccctcacagtattaacatttgttattatttctttctatagctctctctattataaatactgatAGACAAACTGAGGACATGGAACTCGCTCGTAATTTGGCACTGCctgtacagtcaatttgtcacataccaccgtATTGACCGGTatatattacacaagtagctgcagttttttaaaagctttaatGTAGTAAATGTTTACGGAGCACACAACAgttcaggggagaagtgagtcccaAAGAGatgttgaaatgtgttttgagacctttcttgaatatTGTGAgatgcagcagttctgagtggcagAGGGATATCATTAATTCTGTTTTATTGTTCAAAATACAAAAGGGACATATCATCCCAGATTGTGAAGCTTATATAATGAAGCAACTATAGGTGTAAAATAACAGTACCCTGCCATCTGGGATGACATGTTAATGCACACAATACACGTGTTGGTGACAGCTCTGTGCGGTTCTTTGCAGAGAGACACATGCAGCGTATCGGCCGCTTAATGCAAGCATCCATGTTCCTGGATTACCTGTGGCAGAAAATGCGGGTGGCTGGAAAATGCAGGTAAGCAGCAGCAACATGATGGTACTGTCatgcgccacacacacacttgcgtgCACAAATATAACCCTTAATATCATCATTTGATTTTCTTTGGAATGCTTTCATATGAAGCCTCATTATACATATACATCCAGCACGACTGGATAATGGAGCAAATCAGATgacgttacattacatttattaatttagctgacactttttttgcacagcaacttacaatgttatgctactttacaattatttacccatttatacagctgggtaatttttactggagcaattttagggtaaatacctcgctcaagggtactacagccagaggtgagatgaCAAAGCTTCCTCTTTTCCTTAAAGGTATTATAGCAACCTAGGACTTGAATCAACAACCTTGTGGCTACAAACCTCTCCTGAAATGCTGTGCTCCATGCTGCCCAGTATAACTGATAAAACACTGTACACTACTGAAAGTAACTCAAGTTAACCGTGTCTAACAAGATTTCTGCTCTGTTATCtgcaaggatttgaacctaaaaaaaaaatgaattctaTATTAAAGAAGGGACCAGGTTTAATCGTTATCCTGGATATTTGCTACCCCTTTAAGATGGCCTCCTCATTGATAATTGTTGCCCACATATTCATTTTAGAAATGTGAGACTCCCCGTACTGTACACAAAGTACGGTATCCATGGTACCAGCCAGCCAGCGAGGTTATGGCCATGGAAGTGTCAGTTCAGTAAAACAATGTTATCTGGCCCtcctgttctccttcactgCAAATTATTGCTGTAATGGTGGCTGCGTTGTTCAGGAACGAGGAAGTCAGAGTGAACAAACATTACAGGTGATACTTTAGCCCATAAAGACGTGTAACAAGTCTGACGGTGTTTTATGTGTCTTGTTTGTCTCAGGGGTAGCGGGGACCTGGATAGTGACGAGATGGACACGGTGCCTCCTCAGACTACCGAGCCGTTGTTCTTTATCGATCGGCAGGCCGACCAGGCAGCAAAAGAATATGAGGAAGGTGGTTTAGAATATcaggaggaagatgaagaagatggGAATGAACATAGTATCGAAGGTGACGGCGATGAGGGCGCCTCCAGTGACGACGAAGACAGTGGGGCCTGCAAGGCTGACATCAATGGCCAGCAGACAGGAGCAGGCTGTGGCTCTTCGTTCAGCAGCGAGGAGAGTGAAGGAGAGGAAAGCCCCAATAAGGGGGAGACCAGCAGCGGACAGAGAAGGACGAGCAGGACAGATCAGCGTGGCTTAACATCGGGGTTGACACAGGTGCTGGCCAGGTGATCGGGCAGTTAGGCCAAAATCCAGGGCAGGAGCTCAGGCGGATTCAGTTTCAGTGACCCGCAGACATGGAACTTGGTGTAAAAGGAGCTGTGATTTCATTTCATAGTCCCAACTCTTCAGGACACAGGATAGCAAGTGTGTCTCAACCTGACATCACAGTGGCC harbors:
- the tbl3 gene encoding transducin beta-like protein 3: MASSALQFKTNYAVSSKIEPFYKGGKVQISKDERYMFCTCGTRVNVLEVGTGKIFSSIEQEDQEDITCFSLSPDDETLVTASRALLLKQWDWKQSTCLRSWRAIHNTPVASMSFDPTSTLLATGGCDSTIKIWDVLKQYCTHNLKGSSGVVHLVEFHPDAERLQLFSSSADYGIRVWDLRRSQCTCVLQSHFSAVTSLAFSCNGDTLVSSGRDKICTVWDLKSSKAVRTVPVYEAVEAVVLVPEGEDFPQIGVKSKGLHFITAGSKGVLRVWEASTSRCIFTQALSDTPTPENDGRAEEEVEQLSLTHALLLATSARLAVVTAEHNILLYELSSLSVQQQFVGYNDEVLDVKFLGRKDSHIVVATNSPQLKVFELSTCNCQILYGHTDTVLAVDVFRKGRMFVSCAKDRTVRVWRMHLESGLVACVAQGSGHVSAIGSIACSRLKENFLVSGSQDCTIKVWELPESFGAGGQTGIAEQIVARVTEKGHDKDVNSLAISPNDKLVASGSQDRTAKLWSLTNLSLLGVFRGHRRGIWCVQFSPLDQVLASSSADGTVKLWSLQDFSCLKTFEGHDASVLKVIFLSRGMQLLTSGSDGLLKLWTIKTNECVKTLDAHQDKVWGLHTSSKDNMVVTGSVDSSIILWEDVTEKELLEEQVKREDQILKLQELSNLLLEGRYLKALGLAISLDQPHTVLRVIKEIRQGESGHRKVEETITRLRQDQKESVLRYCAVWNTNARSCLDAQVVIQVLLQHESPELLLQYQGVRGILEGLLPYTERHMQRIGRLMQASMFLDYLWQKMRVAGKCRGSGDLDSDEMDTVPPQTTEPLFFIDRQADQAAKEYEEGGLEYQEEDEEDGNEHSIEGDGDEGASSDDEDSGACKADINGQQTGAGCGSSFSSEESEGEESPNKGETSSGQRRTSRTDQRGLTSGLTQVLAR